ACCGACGCGAAGTGCAAACTTTGCCGGCGTGAGGGGATGAAGCTCTTTCTCAAAGGCGAGCGCTGCTACAGCAGCTCGTGCGCCATCGAGCGCCGGCCGTACGGGCCGGGCGAGCATGGTCGCCGCCGCGGGCGTAAACCCTCGGACTACAAGCTTCAGCTTCGTGAGAAGCAGAAGGTCCGCTCGATCTATGGCGTGCTGGAACGGCAGTTCCGCCTGTACTACGCGGAAGCGAACAGGCGGCAGGGCCCGACCGGCGAGAACCTCTTCAATCTCCTGGAGAAGCGCCTGGACAGCGTCCTCTATCGGCTCGGCTTCGCGCCCAGCCGTTCCAGCGCCCGCCAGCTGATCCGGCACAAGCACGTGCTGGTCGACGGCGTGGTTTGCGACGTGCCGAGCCGGCAGGTCCGCGTGGGCCAGCAGGTCAGCATCCGCACGAAGAGTCAGAACATCCCGCAGATCGTCGACGCGGTGAAGGCCAACGCCAAGCGCGACCGCCTTCCCTTCGTCCAGGCGGACGAGAAGAAGCTCACGGGCTCCCTGCTCAGTGAGCCGCAGCTCGCCGATCTGCCCATCCCGATCCAGGAGAACCTGATCGTGGAGCTCTACTCGAAGTAACGGCTGAACAGAGCAGAAGGGATGGAAGATTCTATGAAGTGGGTCAACATGATGATGCCCGAGCCCGTTCGGGTGAACAAGGAGACGCGTTCGGAGACGTTCGCCGAGATCGAGATCGCGCCCCTCGAGCGCGGCTTCGGTCACACGCTGGGCAACGCCCTGCGGCGCACGCTCCTGTCCTCGATGCACGGCCACGGGATCACGGCCGTGCAGATCGA
This region of bacterium genomic DNA includes:
- the rpsD gene encoding 30S ribosomal protein S4; translated protein: MARYTDAKCKLCRREGMKLFLKGERCYSSSCAIERRPYGPGEHGRRRGRKPSDYKLQLREKQKVRSIYGVLERQFRLYYAEANRRQGPTGENLFNLLEKRLDSVLYRLGFAPSRSSARQLIRHKHVLVDGVVCDVPSRQVRVGQQVSIRTKSQNIPQIVDAVKANAKRDRLPFVQADEKKLTGSLLSEPQLADLPIPIQENLIVELYSK